The proteins below come from a single Aphelocoma coerulescens isolate FSJ_1873_10779 unplaced genomic scaffold, UR_Acoe_1.0 HiC_scaffold_231, whole genome shotgun sequence genomic window:
- the LOC138101280 gene encoding LOW QUALITY PROTEIN: B9 domain-containing protein 2-like (The sequence of the model RefSeq protein was modified relative to this genomic sequence to represent the inferred CDS: deleted 1 base in 1 codon) — protein MAELHLFGQIEGGSGFPQRRLFCKWGLHTGRAWTLLAGAGAGQTQLDDPQVDDEAHWGHPLDMHLATKGLQGWPKLLLEVWHVDGWGRRGLAGYGVCHVPSAPGWHRLACVTWRPRPTRGQRLLGTGGPRLRSPEAAVAGAGDRFRLRTEAAGTVRLQLGILPRHLGRFGVAL, from the exons atggcGGAGCTGCACCTCTTCGGGCAGATCGAGGGGGGCTCCGGGTTCCCCCAGCGCCGCCTCTTCTGCAAGTGGGGGCTGCACACGG gcCGGGCCTGGACGCTGCtggccggggcg ggggcggggcagACGCAGCTCGATGACCCCCAGGTGGACGATGAGGCCCATTGGGGCCACCCCCTGGACATGCACCTGGCCACCAAGGGCCTGCAAG GGTGGCCGAAGCTGCTGCTCGAGGTGTGGCACGTGGACGGCTGGGGCCGCCGGGGGCTGGCCGGTTACGGCGTGTGCCACGTGCCCAGCGCGCCCGGCTGGCACCGCCTGGCCTGCGTCACCTGGCGCCCGCGGCCCACGCGCGGCCAGCGCCTGCTGGGCACCGGGGGGCCGCGGCTGCGCTCGCCCGAGGCCGCCGTGGCCGGCGCCGGAGATCGCTTCCGGCTGCGCACCGAGGCCGCGGGCACCGTGCGGCTGCAGCTGGGCATCCTGCCGCGGCACCTGGGCCGCTTCGGGGTGGCACtgtga